The sequence below is a genomic window from Glycine max cultivar Williams 82 chromosome 20, Glycine_max_v4.0, whole genome shotgun sequence.
tatttttttatcataaattatcttgtgataaattaattataaattatttattaatatttttatagttaattataattgataatattaattattttttgtgataaagactaaaaaaattaaaatataaaatataaagattaaaaagattatttttaaactataaaattaaaaaaaaaaaatacaaataataaagaataaaaaaattacattataaaaactaaaaaaataaaatataaattatatgatttaaaaaagaattaaaatataaattataaatgagtaattaattttttttcttaaatatgatGATAAACCCCGCAGCCTCTTTTGGCCGTGACCCCTGAAAACCTAGTAATTAGTGCCGAAAACGGGGGCTATTATCGTACCCTGCCTTAACGCACGTTTGGCAACCAACGTCTCGATTCACGATTAGTCCCCCAAATATTCAAATCTGCAAACGCTGCCTCTAGATTCTAGCCTTCTAGGGTTTCTCTTTCCCCCTTGCCATTCTCCACTTCCAAATCCGCGAACCCTATCGGAGCCAATGCAACTTGTTCACTCCGACGAACCCGCGCCAGAGCGCCGCGACTGGCCGGAGAAACCCGAAGATCCTAAAGCCGACAACGATTCTCTCGACTCCGGAACCGACGACGGCGCCGCTCTCGACGTCACCGGAAAAAGCGTCGAGTTTCCGGCGGCGGAGAACGCCGAGGACTCCGCGGAGTGCCTTTACGTGTACAAGAACGTTTACAGCTTGATTCCGAAGTCGGTTTCGCGGCTCGCCCGGTTGCGAACGCTGAAGTTCTTCGGAAACGAGATTAACCTTTTTGCGCCGGAATTTGGGAACTTGACGACGTTAGAGTGCTTGCAGATGAAGATTTCCTCGCCGGGGATTGGAGGCTTGCCGTTGCACACGCTCAAGGGTTTGAAGGAACTCGAACTCTCCAAAGGACCTCCTAGACCCTCGGCTTTTCCGATTCTGACCGAGATTTCGGGTctcaagtgtttgaccaagctTTCCATTTGCCATTTCTCTATTCGGTTTGTGTTCGTTCCTCTTTTGCTACTAAACTTTCACTTCATTTGTCTGAATTATTCTTGTTTTCACTGAATTGTGGTTCTAGATTAcaaaaaaatgtgatatttgTGGAGCATTAAGAtatgtgcgtgtgtgtgtgtgttttgaaaCTATAGATACCTTCCACCGGAAATTGGATGCTTAAAGAAACTGGAGTATCTTGATCTTTCGTTCAATAAAATGAAGACTTTGCCGGCGGAGATTACTTATTTGAAAGGCTTGATATCGATGAAGGTTGCGAATAATAAGTTGGTGGAACTGCCGGCAGCGATGTCTTCTCTGTCAAGGTTGGAGAGTTTAGACCTGTCGAATAATAGGTTGACTTCGTTAGGGTCCCTTGAACTTGCCTCAATGCATAGACTTCAAGAGTTAAATCTTCAGGTACTTAGTTAAATATGTGTTATTCTCGGTTGGGGATTTTGCTGTTTCAGACTTTGCTAGTTGTTTTAATATATGCTGAAGCTAATTTTGTTTACCTTAAATGCGCACACACATATGATGGGAGAAATATATTCTTATTCATTTGATTCATTGCCATGAAATTTTTGGGTGTCTATGATAGCTGTTTTAAATTACATCTCAAGGTCCGTAAGTGTAAACTTGTTTTGGTTTGTTAGATCAGCTTTTTGGTCTAAACTAAATTACCGAAAGTGCATGTTTGCATTCCTTTTATGGCTGTTTGTGCGTACTAGTGTCTGATATGCAATCTTTGTCTTGTTTCCTTTGCTTGAATTGGTGTTTAATATGCATTTAATTTGGTGGAATCTGACAGTGTTTTACATGGAGGGACCGCATTGAAGGTGCCTCTGTGCATCCAAGGTATTGATTTTGTAGCTGTAGCTAGCATATGAAACAAAACGATAATGATTCTGGGTGTAAATGGCAGTGCACATTTATCTACATTTTACATTACTTTTGTGTGTTATTAAGGTTCTAGCTATATAATTtagtgttttgatttttttataaatcgtATGATTTTCATATGCCTAAATAGCTTTTAACTTATTTGTATGTATATTTATTGTTCAAGTACAACAAGCTGCTCAGAATTTTCCAAATTCCTTCATGGATGTGTTGTAATATGGAGGGAAATGATGAAGCTAGATACAAAGATGATTGCAGTTCTTCTGTTGAAATGGATCTTTACGAAAGCAACTTTCAGGAAAATGATGAAACCCTTTCTGATGGTGAGGCTTATAATGCATTTGGTATATTACCCCTCGTTTAGTCTTTGCTCTTCCCATTTGCAGTGTGAATGATTGAGTTCATGTATTTAAATCCTAGTACTCTTCTATGAATTCTTTTGCAGGCCCTCATAATACCTCATCAAGCATGTTAACAAGCCCCTCATCTAGCAGCAGATGTTTTGCTTCCCGGAAGTCAGGCAAACGGTGGAAAAGGCGGTATTATTTACAGCAGAAAGCTCGTCAAGAACGTTTGAACAACAGTAGGAAGTGGAAAGCTGTAGATCATGATGACCTATTGTTGAGCAAGAAGATTCACAGAATTTCTGAATCAGGAAATCATGATAGTCTTGCTTCTGAAAGTTGTGCAGAAATTGAATCAGAGAATGGGAGCCtggatgataataataaaagaatattctCTGAACGAGCAGTAAATGACAATGCAATTgataatgataacaatgatgaagTAATTACTGAAAAACAGTTTTCTGGAGAAGATTGCTGCACTACTGAAAGCAAAGATGAAAAAGATGCATCCTTATGCTCCTTAGAGAAGAGGCAAAGTGAACAGGAAGAAGCATCTTGTTTAGAACTTTTGGAGAGTGTTTCTAAATCAAAGAGACATTTAGATCGTGATCTTGATAATCCTAAACCATGCAAGTCTAGAAAGTCAATTAGTTCTAGTTCATTATTGTCTTGCAAATACAGCAAGATCTCATTTTGTGGCACTGAAGACCATTTATCAGATGGCTTTTATGATGCAGGACGAGATCGGCCGTTTATGCCTCTTGAGAGTTATGAGCAAAATCAGTGTCTTGCTTCTCGTGAAGTCATCCTTTTGGACAGGTTTTTTTACGATTATTATTCTTAGTAGTAGAGTAGCAAACTAGTAGTAATGGTTGCATATGATACACTAATTTTCTTCCTAATGTATTTAGATTGTCTGTTATCTTTCAGAAAAAGGGATGAAGAGTTGGATGCTGTTATGCTAGCTGCCCAGGCATTGGTTTATAATTTGAAGAAGTTAAATGGTTTAAACAGACATGGAAACCAGGTCGGGGTTGATAACTTGCAGACGGCATCATTGCTTGCACTCTTTGTATCAGATCATTTTGGTGGCAGTGATAGAAGTGCTATTGTAGAACGGACACGGAAATCTGTGTCTGGTTCAAACTATAATAAGCCTTTTGTCTGTACATGCTCAGCTGGAAGCAGTACCAGTATAAGTTCTCCCACTGAACCAGTTGCAAACACCATAGAAGATATCACTCTTTCAAAGATGTCAGAAAAATCTCTTGACTCTatgaaaaaaaggcaaaattcaATCATAATTCCAATTGGCTCTGTGCAGTATGGTGTATGTAGACATAGAGCTCTGCTTTTTAAGGTGATCATTGTTTTTTTGGTGACTTATTATTGTTACTATGTTCATACTATAGTTTTGTGCTGTAGCTTTTCAGTTTTTGTGCCTTATGATCTAATGCTAGTTGATTTGTTTTACAGTATTTATGTGATCACATGGAGCCACCAGTTCCTTGTGAGCTTGTCAGGGGTTACCTAGATTTTTCACCACATGCCTGGAATATCATTCTGATTAAGAGGGGTGCTACATGGGTTCGAATGTTGATTGATGCTTGTCAACCTCTTGAtataagagaagagaaagatcctgaatatttttgcaggtatgtaCATCCTGAGTCAAAAGTGGATGTGgaactccttttcttttttcaaaacaCAGTTTGGCTTGGTATTGTATAATATTGTCATATTTATATTGCTTTTACTTGAGTTAGCTATATTTAAGATTAGTTTTGTATGCCAATTAAGTTTAGTTATTCTTGATTCATGTTGAAAGATAACTTTTGGTGTTAGTTCTATTCCGGTTATAAATTTAGTATATGTTAAATAATCATCAATCATTTGGCATTTTAGAACTTCAATTGATTTTCgaaattaaatcttatatcATATTGTAATGTGGAAAGAATATTGCTTATGGTTTAAAATTACCAAACTAAAACCAGCAAACCTGGATCCAATTTTAGTCCAAATATTTATGTAATATCTTCATGGAGCCTaatcttgtataaattactgaatGTCATAGATTTCTCCAAACCCAGTCTTAGATCCGGTGCATGTTTGAATAGGGTTTCAAGCATATTTTTGAAAGTTAGCATTACATtttgtgtaattatttttataatatctcTATGGAACCGTATCCCGTATGAAACTAAATGAATATTAGTGACTTTGAATATCATAGTTTTTGTACTGTTGGATAAGGTGTTTAGTCAGCATTACATTTGCAATGATTAACAAAATTTGGACCCAAATGTGTATCTTTGGTAATTGGTTGGCAGTGGCAGAATTCTTCAtgttaattcaaatttcttaataTGGATTTATTCATCATCCTAgaactttatttaaatttgacttCTGTGAAATTATATGGGGTTATTGAATGCCCGATGACTTGGATTCCAGGTACATACCTCTTAATCGAACCACAATTCCTCTATCAACTATAGGATGTCCAGGTCCTGATTATTCTTTTCCATCTCTCACTACATGTGATGAACTTGAGACAAAGGCTTCGACTAGTTTAGTTAAATGCAAATTCGGATCAGTTGAGGCTGCAGCAAAGGTTTGTAATTAAACATAATGGCCATGACTTATTCCACTTTCCTCGTCATTTAAAATGTTGTTGTGATTATTTGGATATAATATGGTGCACTTCATACACATTTTGTGTGGTATTGTAGGTGCGTACTTTGGAAGAGCAGGGGAGTTCGGCagacaaaattaaaaacttcaaaTATAATTGTTTGGGAGAAATTAGAATTCTTGGTGCTTTAAAACACCCCTGCATAGTGGAAATGTATGGACACCAAATTTCATGTCAATGGTCTGTCTCAGCTGATGGTAATCCTGAACACCGTGTATTAAGATCTGCAATTTTTATGGAGTATGTGGAAGGGGGCTCCCTAAAAGTAAGATTTTCTCtatcatttatttgttattattaacatatttttggttGCTTTTAAAAAGTTCACACTTAATTTTCTTGCAGAGCTATCTGGAGAAGCTGTCAGAAGCTGGTGAAAAGCATGTTCCTGTGGAGTTGGCTTTGCTTATTGCCAAAGATGTCTCTTGTGCATTGTCAGAGCTGCACTCTAGGCACATAATTCATCGTGAcataaaaagtgaaaacataCTGTTTGATTTGGATAGGAAGAGAGATGATGGAACTCCCACTGTGAAGCTCTGTGATTTTGATAGTGCAGTGCCACTAAGATCAACTTTACATGCGTGCTGTATTGCTCATGCGGGAACACCTCCTCCCTGTGTATGTGTTGGAACACCTCGGTGGATGGCTCCAGAGGTCATGCGgactatgtataaaaaaaactccTATGGATTGGTAAGATCCTCCTCCTACCAATCAGCCATTTATTTTGAGTTTATCACTAATTGTGTTGCTgacatttaattttcaaaagtttaactATAGGTCCGGGtccttttattttgaagttatcTGTGATGTTGGAAAAGGATATTGTGTTTATGTAAATGcgctattaataaaaataatgggaGGTAGTTCTCTATGATAAAACCAAATATATTTTGGAAAAATGacttctccctttctttcagCAATTTCCTAGCTTTCTTCAacacttttctttttcactgTCCCTATTATTGTATTTCTGCTTTTATCTCCCACCTATTTATGCACATAGCTGTGTACCTATTTTATGTAGTTATATTACATATGCTAATGGGGAGTGAATATAAACTTTGGCAAACCTAGAGGGAATGAAACTGGAGACCTCCCAGTGTTAGATTCCCTTTAGGAGGCATTTAGTGtacaaaatcattttgttcCCAGGAATCGTGTTTCTTGGGAATGCCATAAATATGTTTGATATGTCTTAAATATTCACTGGAATGAgacataatcataaaaaaaattccccaTACATGGTAATCTGGAATTCTTATTCCCTCCCATGGGAAAATTGTAgtgaaaaacataattaaaaaattattcttgggaatgttgaatttttatgaatgatttttaaaattgtcatacCAAACAAAGAAATTAACATTCCCAACTTAAGATTTCTCCTAAACTTAAAAAGAATCCCTCTACCAAACACCTCCTTAGTTGCAAAATTGTTTTACAGTAATTTAGGTAAATTCATTGTAAAGTACATGGCTGAAGTTATCAGAGACTACATTAGTTTTACAAATAATTCGTTTTGATGTTACCACTAGTACATTCTTGACTGTATAATGTTGATATATAATAATCTCCTTGAAAGATACCTCAAAAGAAAATCATGTATATCTAACAGTATTCTTGACATGGATAACCAGTAAAacaaactgatgttaatattatattataagaaaAGTTGTCTTCTGTTTTATTTTAGGTTACTATACTATTATGTAAGCTGGTGCAATGCATgggccattttttttaaaatttattttagaactGAATCATATTCACAAAATGAATACATAGTATTAggaaatttaaatgtttttttatattctattgttgaataaaaactatttcaaatagaaaaaaactaaaaatttagttttgcATAATGTGAAAAGTTGTGTTTTAGGTTATTATACTGGGAAAGATTAAGAGAATCGTGTTCATAAGATTTATCATTGTATGATACTATGATTTATGTGTTTGCCAGAGGATCTTGTGTGGGGCTAGGTTTGCTTCTCATTTGAACTTTATAGATAAATTTATGTCTGATGTCTTCTTTGGACTCCCCTTTTATTCTAGTGTTCCAATCTAGTGTTCCAATCGCATCATCATTTAGAATGTGTTCCTTAGGACACTAAGTCATTAATTTGCATGGACATGTCATGTAATCCATAATTTGGGAGAGACCACAATTGCTTtagctaaaataataaaacatcagtaataatacaattattttaGGAATTTTGTTGTTCTGCTGCCTCTTAAAATTCAGTTAGTTTATCAAAATTGTATGATATCCCTGTGTAGCAAGAACAAATTTGTTGTTCcatttccccccccccccccccccctcttgtTTTGGTTAGAGGTGCAAGTGCATATGTTGCTTCATGACTTTAGTCAAGAATAGATGTATagtgaaaattatttaatttgctcAGCAACCAGAAATAGTATCTTGGGTTGTAATTTATCTCTTTATCTTGTGACAGGAAGCTGACATTTGGTCGTTTGGATGTTTACTTTTGGAGATGCTGACTCTGGAAATTCCATATTCTGGACTTTCAGATTCACACTTCCTTGATAGTCTGCAGGTATGATCATCTTTTGTTCCACTTTTTGTACTCCACGCCAGTGCTTGTAGTATTTGGGTTCATGTGCAACCCTAACATacctattttaattaattttattacaatGACCAATACAGATGGGTAAACGACCAGAATTAACTGATGAGCTGAAAGTATTGAGTTCAATGAATGAACCCACCATGATTGCATCTGGTGAAGAACTGGAAAAATCAGATGCTGAGGTAGACATGTTGAAATTCCTTGTTGATTTGTTTTATAAGTGCGtggaagaaaatccaagcaaaCGTCCTACAGCTGAAGAAATCCATAAAATGCTGCTTGCACACACAGGTCACTTACAAGTTTAAGATTTTAGGACGATTTAGTTAGGTTATTGGAGTGGCCCGGTCCTAGCGAAATATATCATTATAAGAAAGTATATTCATTCTTTTTTCTCCATAATGTGTGTTAGGGCTAATCCAAGAATAATTGTTTGTACTAGGTCCAAGTCTTCAGTGAGTTGTATCgtttgtatattattttcaaagggTTAGATCCATGCGGCTCTAATATAAGTCTGATTGAGATCTTTATAGTGTAGCTAGATCTCTTTCGGATTGTAAACGTTGAGACGAACATGAGTTCAACCATTCTGCAAGTGTATCTGATTAATTTATTGATGCCATTGAATTGAATCGAATCCTCTGATTAATTTATTGATGCCTTTGAGTTGTATCCCGTTTTTATTAGAACGTATTATTTTTGCCCAGTTTTGGTGCTATCAAGCTAGGTGTGGGgatttccccccccccccccttaaaataattttgataaatacgaGATGCATGAGCTTGATTGCTTTATCTTGTATGTTGGCTGTTATCAAAGAACTGTGAATTCTATTTTCCTTGGATCAAGATCCGTACAGTTGTAAAATTGCAGGGAAATAGGATGAGAATAAAGTTTGCAAACCATTTTACCTGGGATAACTTGATGAGAAATGctaaaatttaatcataaaattttgaagGTCTAGTTTCTTATTTAACgagtttcaattattattttcctaTTATTACTTCTTTCActttaaaataagtatcgtctgataaaaataattaataagtgaaagataataataattttataaaattatattaaacaaataaaataatagtattaatgTTTTATTGAAAAGTCAAATCCAATACTTATTTCAggatattcttttttttcaaaatgcgACACACACACGGAAGGAGTACTGAATTATAACATACTAGAGTGTGATAGAAGTGTTGTAGAACACTCTCATAACTTGAAAGGAGCATTTGAGGGAAAGAAAGGTTACTGTATTTGTATTGCAAAATCAATTTGTTGATTGAAAATGCTGAGAGTATTTCAAAtgaattggattgggctttcTATTACACTGTTCCCGTGGTGCCGTAGACTTAACCGGAAGCAGGAATAGCGTAAATCAGCAACGACGTGGGCTATATTCTTTCATGACAGTATAACTGGTTGTAAGCAGGTGACTACAATGAATAATTATTACCTCTCTATGCTCATGTTTTCAACCTATCTTGCTTTTTTAACTGGTTTCACATGCAGCATTTGGTGTCATAATAATGACCCTTAAATTatttaccaaaagaaaaagaaaaagtcggCGTCCTTTTCCTCTAACTAATAACAATTATTTAGAGAGGTGCATTGCATTGGACACTGATCTGCAGGGGTGTCATTCTGCCACCCACCTCAGAACAGCTTGTACTCCAATTAGTTAAATTTGTTTAATGGGCTTGCATATGCTTCATCCCTCAGCTGCtctttatgttcccttttctgTGAGCACCTAAAGTCTAAAGTTGAGACTGGAACGGAAAAAACTTAGTGGTCTTTGCATCCTTATACAAAGAGTGCAAGCAGCAAGCAGTAGCAGCAACTTTGGACCACTCTACTCACAAGATTCTTGTACTGTACTTAATAGTTATATCTCTCTCCTATATCTGCCATATCCTTAATAAGGACCAGAGTCactcattgaaaaaaaaactatgtacCTATATGTATGTAGGGTTCTTAGGGAACGCAATCCCAAAACACTCCTCCATCTTTGCCAGTGGATTGTGGACACAACACAACCCAAAGAGTTTTTTCTAAGAGGGCCCTCAACAAACAACACTCAGCAAAAAACTCTGAGCACCCAAACcccattttgaaaatttatttacttgTGAGATTACTAGTTTAGTTTAAGTTTACACATAGTATTAATTTTGACCTTCAGTCAACAAgcattggtgttttttttttttttatgtcacaAGTGCAGAGAAAAAATGACCTATGGCAAATTTTTCTAGACACCAGTCTTGAGTAGTATAGACTGCACATGTGACAGAAAGTTCAATGAAAGCAGCGAAGAATGGAAATATCTTTTTGGCTTTAGATGCTGCGGTGCTTGCTTTTACATGGGAGTGGTGCTGGTGcctattccttttctttctcttgtctcTATTTTTCTACCTTCCTGACTTTGTTGGCATTTTTTACCACATTGGTATAACTTGAGAGATTGAGACCCCCAAATAAAACCAATTGGAGCATGCTTTCCTCAAATCAATTGCGGACCACCTCTGTCCTCTGGGTTTGAGCCAGCCTGTTTTGTTGCAAGCTTTTGGGCATATATCCATTACACTGTGGACCCTGATGTTGAGACTTA
It includes:
- the LOC100811118 gene encoding ras guanine nucleotide exchange factor L isoform X1 is translated as MQLVHSDEPAPERRDWPEKPEDPKADNDSLDSGTDDGAALDVTGKSVEFPAAENAEDSAECLYVYKNVYSLIPKSVSRLARLRTLKFFGNEINLFAPEFGNLTTLECLQMKISSPGIGGLPLHTLKGLKELELSKGPPRPSAFPILTEISGLKCLTKLSICHFSIRYLPPEIGCLKKLEYLDLSFNKMKTLPAEITYLKGLISMKVANNKLVELPAAMSSLSRLESLDLSNNRLTSLGSLELASMHRLQELNLQYNKLLRIFQIPSWMCCNMEGNDEARYKDDCSSSVEMDLYESNFQENDETLSDGEAYNAFGPHNTSSSMLTSPSSSSRCFASRKSGKRWKRRYYLQQKARQERLNNSRKWKAVDHDDLLLSKKIHRISESGNHDSLASESCAEIESENGSLDDNNKRIFSERAVNDNAIDNDNNDEVITEKQFSGEDCCTTESKDEKDASLCSLEKRQSEQEEASCLELLESVSKSKRHLDRDLDNPKPCKSRKSISSSSLLSCKYSKISFCGTEDHLSDGFYDAGRDRPFMPLESYEQNQCLASREVILLDRKRDEELDAVMLAAQALVYNLKKLNGLNRHGNQVGVDNLQTASLLALFVSDHFGGSDRSAIVERTRKSVSGSNYNKPFVCTCSAGSSTSISSPTEPVANTIEDITLSKMSEKSLDSMKKRQNSIIIPIGSVQYGVCRHRALLFKYLCDHMEPPVPCELVRGYLDFSPHAWNIILIKRGATWVRMLIDACQPLDIREEKDPEYFCRYIPLNRTTIPLSTIGCPGPDYSFPSLTTCDELETKASTSLVKCKFGSVEAAAKVRTLEEQGSSADKIKNFKYNCLGEIRILGALKHPCIVEMYGHQISCQWSVSADGNPEHRVLRSAIFMEYVEGGSLKSYLEKLSEAGEKHVPVELALLIAKDVSCALSELHSRHIIHRDIKSENILFDLDRKRDDGTPTVKLCDFDSAVPLRSTLHACCIAHAGTPPPCVCVGTPRWMAPEVMRTMYKKNSYGLEADIWSFGCLLLEMLTLEIPYSGLSDSHFLDSLQMGKRPELTDELKVLSSMNEPTMIASGEELEKSDAEVDMLKFLVDLFYKCVEENPSKRPTAEEIHKMLLAHTGHLQV
- the LOC100811118 gene encoding ras guanine nucleotide exchange factor L isoform X2, giving the protein MQLVHSDEPAPERRDWPEKPEDPKADNDSLDSGTDDGAALDVTGKSVEFPAAENAEDSAECLYVYKNVYSLIPKSVSRLARLRTLKFFGNEINLFAPEFGNLTTLECLQMKISSPGIGGLPLHTLKGLKELELSKGPPRPSAFPILTEISGLKCLTKLSICHFSIRYLPPEIGCLKKLEYLDLSFNKMKTLPAEITYLKGLISMKVANNKLVELPAAMSSLSRLESLDLSNNRLTSLGSLELASMHRLQELNLQYNKLLRIFQIPSWMCCNMEGNDEARYKDDCSSSVEMDLYESNFQENDETLSDGPHNTSSSMLTSPSSSSRCFASRKSGKRWKRRYYLQQKARQERLNNSRKWKAVDHDDLLLSKKIHRISESGNHDSLASESCAEIESENGSLDDNNKRIFSERAVNDNAIDNDNNDEVITEKQFSGEDCCTTESKDEKDASLCSLEKRQSEQEEASCLELLESVSKSKRHLDRDLDNPKPCKSRKSISSSSLLSCKYSKISFCGTEDHLSDGFYDAGRDRPFMPLESYEQNQCLASREVILLDRKRDEELDAVMLAAQALVYNLKKLNGLNRHGNQVGVDNLQTASLLALFVSDHFGGSDRSAIVERTRKSVSGSNYNKPFVCTCSAGSSTSISSPTEPVANTIEDITLSKMSEKSLDSMKKRQNSIIIPIGSVQYGVCRHRALLFKYLCDHMEPPVPCELVRGYLDFSPHAWNIILIKRGATWVRMLIDACQPLDIREEKDPEYFCRYIPLNRTTIPLSTIGCPGPDYSFPSLTTCDELETKASTSLVKCKFGSVEAAAKVRTLEEQGSSADKIKNFKYNCLGEIRILGALKHPCIVEMYGHQISCQWSVSADGNPEHRVLRSAIFMEYVEGGSLKSYLEKLSEAGEKHVPVELALLIAKDVSCALSELHSRHIIHRDIKSENILFDLDRKRDDGTPTVKLCDFDSAVPLRSTLHACCIAHAGTPPPCVCVGTPRWMAPEVMRTMYKKNSYGLEADIWSFGCLLLEMLTLEIPYSGLSDSHFLDSLQMGKRPELTDELKVLSSMNEPTMIASGEELEKSDAEVDMLKFLVDLFYKCVEENPSKRPTAEEIHKMLLAHTGHLQV